One region of Gracilinanus agilis isolate LMUSP501 unplaced genomic scaffold, AgileGrace unplaced_scaffold56608, whole genome shotgun sequence genomic DNA includes:
- the LOC123256173 gene encoding protein dpy-30 homolog, whose protein sequence is MEPEQLLEGQTPGSENPHSEYGLTENVQRIVENEKINAEKSSKQKMDLQSLPTRAYLDQTVVPILLQGLAVLAKERPPNPIEFLASYLLKNKSQFEDRH, encoded by the coding sequence ATGGAGCCGGAACAGCTGCTGGAAGGACAGACGCCGGGTTCAGAAAATCCTCACTCCGAGTATGGCCTCACGGAAAACGTCCAGCGAATAgtggaaaatgagaagattaatGCAGAAAAGTCATCAAAACAGAAGATGGACCTTCAATCATTGCCAACTCGTGCCTACTTGGATCAGACAGTTGTACCCATTTTATTACAGGGACTTGCCGTGCTTGCAAAAGAAAGACCTCCAAATCCCATTGAATTTCTAGCGTcgtatcttttaaaaaacaagtcaCAGTTTGAGGATCGACACTAA